The following are encoded in a window of Gemmatimonadota bacterium genomic DNA:
- a CDS encoding PilT/PilU family type 4a pilus ATPase: protein MEKIIKAAVDRGASDLHIKAGDVFRARIDGKLVPLTKQALTPEQTKSIALRLIPNDEDRARIEKIQDYDCSWGAPGIGRFRVNILRQRSSFMIVMRVIPFEVPTIEKLGLPSVLQTIADADRGMVLVTGVTGSGKSSTMAALINHINATKHKHIVTLENPLEFLHRDIQCSVTQREIGVDTESFRMGLRAALRQDPDVILIGEMRDPETIDTAMKAAETGHLLISTLHTPDAQSTVLRLLAMFPPEEQDVVRIRLAESLHAVVSQRLVPRKDGHGRVAALEVMIVTPAIRELILDKDRTGEIRDAIAEGREQYGMQTFDQHLADLVQADLVEFEVAATAAAKPTEFESKMKTFRRRPAPKRKGAKEAPDAAPIDTTLDD, encoded by the coding sequence ATGGAAAAAATCATCAAAGCGGCGGTGGATCGCGGTGCCAGCGACCTGCACATTAAGGCAGGCGATGTGTTCCGCGCGCGCATCGACGGCAAGTTGGTGCCGCTGACGAAGCAGGCGCTGACGCCGGAGCAGACCAAGTCCATCGCGCTACGGCTGATTCCGAACGACGAAGACCGTGCGCGCATTGAAAAAATTCAGGACTACGACTGCTCGTGGGGCGCGCCAGGCATTGGTCGGTTTCGGGTCAACATCCTGCGGCAGCGATCGAGCTTCATGATCGTGATGCGGGTGATTCCCTTTGAGGTGCCGACGATTGAGAAGCTGGGGCTTCCGTCGGTGCTGCAAACCATTGCGGACGCCGATCGTGGCATGGTGCTGGTGACTGGCGTGACGGGCTCGGGCAAGTCGAGCACGATGGCCGCGCTGATCAATCACATCAACGCCACCAAGCACAAGCACATTGTGACGCTCGAGAATCCGCTGGAGTTTTTGCATCGCGACATTCAGTGCTCGGTGACGCAGCGCGAGATTGGCGTAGACACCGAGAGTTTTCGCATGGGCCTCCGTGCCGCCCTGCGCCAAGATCCGGACGTGATTCTCATTGGCGAAATGCGCGACCCGGAAACGATCGATACCGCGATGAAAGCGGCGGAGACGGGCCATCTGCTGATCTCGACATTGCACACGCCGGATGCGCAAAGCACCGTGCTGCGCTTGCTTGCGATGTTCCCGCCGGAGGAGCAGGATGTGGTGCGGATTCGGCTCGCCGAGTCGTTGCACGCCGTGGTCTCGCAGCGATTGGTCCCGCGCAAGGACGGCCATGGTCGCGTGGCCGCGCTCGAAGTGATGATCGTGACTCCTGCCATTCGCGAGTTGATTTTGGACAAAGATCGCACGGGCGAAATTCGCGACGCGATCGCTGAGGGGCGCGAGCAGTACGGGATGCAGACGTTCGATCAGCATCTTGCTGATTTGGTGCAGGCCGATTTGGTGGAGTTCGAGGTCGCCGCGACGGCGGCGGCCAAGCCAACAGAATTTGAATCGAAGATGAAGACGTTCCGCCGCCGGCCGGCTCCGAAGCGCAAAGGCGCCAAGGAAGCCCCGGATGCCGCCCCGATAGACACTACACTGGACGATTGA
- a CDS encoding MgtC/SapB family protein: MFILDPQLPSVDTMVSAFRLDLAMRLGLAVLAGGAIGLERQIAGKPAGLRTNILICLGSALLMDLSIHLGDAVGGVRIGDPGRIAAQVVTGIGFIGAGTIMQARGTITGLTSAATIWVVAAIGLAIGAGFYVEALGATAMVMLVLMGLGRVEHLLLRTRRSISATIRTRKTLSLDWMTRTLADDGIRIRSAEVFDHADDRVFELWLHGPARQFEVIRGSLPKHADVLHVHLD, from the coding sequence ATGTTCATACTGGACCCGCAGCTCCCATCAGTGGACACGATGGTGTCAGCGTTTCGCCTGGATTTGGCAATGCGGCTCGGCTTGGCGGTTCTCGCCGGCGGCGCCATTGGGTTGGAGCGTCAGATTGCGGGGAAACCCGCTGGACTACGCACAAACATTCTGATTTGTCTGGGTTCGGCGTTGTTGATGGATTTGTCGATTCACCTCGGCGATGCGGTGGGCGGCGTTCGAATTGGTGATCCGGGGCGAATCGCGGCGCAGGTGGTGACCGGCATCGGTTTCATTGGTGCGGGAACGATCATGCAGGCGCGCGGCACGATCACCGGGCTGACGTCGGCGGCGACGATCTGGGTGGTGGCGGCGATCGGCTTGGCTATTGGCGCTGGGTTTTATGTGGAAGCGCTCGGCGCCACGGCGATGGTGATGCTTGTGCTGATGGGGCTCGGGCGCGTGGAGCATTTGTTGCTACGCACGCGGCGATCGATTTCGGCCACGATTCGCACACGCAAGACGTTGTCGCTCGACTGGATGACGCGGACGCTGGCGGATGACGGCATCCGGATTCGCTCGGCCGAAGTCTTTGACCACGCCGATGACCGGGTGTTTGAGCTGTGGCTGCATGGTCCCGCTCGGCAGTTTGAGGTGATTCGCGGGTCGTTGCCGAAGCACGCGGACGTGCTACACGTGCATCTCGACTAG
- the trpS gene encoding tryptophan--tRNA ligase → MSRIFSGIQPSGELHIGNYLGAVKNWVALQDQFESFFCVVNYHAIIAPYAREDLERRTHEMAVGLLASGLDPARCTIFVQSQVPEHTELAWIFNTVTPLGELERQTQYKDKASRQEQVMAGLLNYPVLQAADILLYRADIVPVGEDQVQHLELSRVVARNWNSRFSPATPYFPEPQPRLTATRRIVGLDGQAKMSKSIGNTVGLLETPEQIWDKLRGAVTDPTRQRKTDAGEPERCATIYQLHRAFSPAETVAEVEENCRGAKWGCIDCKKSLHQHMVAELTPIRERAAELASAPAQVTALLDAGAQKARAVAQETIGVVKDLMGLPRAV, encoded by the coding sequence ATGTCACGGATCTTCAGCGGTATTCAGCCTTCGGGCGAACTGCACATCGGAAACTATCTCGGCGCCGTCAAGAACTGGGTGGCGCTGCAGGATCAATTTGAGTCGTTCTTCTGCGTTGTGAATTATCACGCCATCATCGCGCCGTACGCGCGGGAAGATCTGGAGCGGCGCACGCACGAAATGGCGGTCGGTCTGTTGGCGTCGGGGCTCGATCCGGCGCGATGCACGATCTTTGTGCAGTCGCAGGTACCGGAGCATACCGAGCTCGCGTGGATTTTCAATACGGTGACGCCGTTGGGGGAGTTGGAGCGCCAAACCCAGTACAAGGACAAGGCCAGTCGGCAGGAGCAGGTGATGGCTGGTCTGTTGAACTATCCGGTGTTGCAGGCTGCGGACATTCTCCTGTATCGTGCGGACATCGTGCCGGTGGGGGAAGATCAGGTGCAGCATCTCGAGCTGTCGCGTGTTGTGGCGCGCAACTGGAACTCGCGATTCTCGCCAGCCACGCCGTACTTTCCCGAGCCGCAGCCCCGTCTCACGGCGACGCGTCGCATTGTGGGGCTGGATGGGCAGGCCAAGATGTCGAAGTCGATTGGCAATACGGTCGGGCTGCTGGAGACGCCCGAACAGATCTGGGACAAGTTGCGCGGAGCCGTCACGGATCCAACGCGCCAGCGGAAAACTGACGCGGGCGAGCCTGAGCGTTGCGCGACGATTTATCAGTTACACCGCGCGTTTTCGCCTGCAGAGACCGTGGCGGAAGTTGAGGAGAACTGCCGGGGCGCCAAGTGGGGATGCATTGATTGTAAGAAGTCGTTGCATCAGCACATGGTCGCCGAGCTGACGCCGATTCGTGAGCGCGCGGCGGAACTGGCGAGTGCGCCGGCCCAGGTGACGGCGCTGCTCGATGCTGGCGCACAAAAGGCGCGGGCGGTGGCGCAGGAGACGATTGGCGTGGTGAAGGATCTGATGGGATTGCCTCGCGCGGTATAG
- a CDS encoding inositol monophosphatase family protein — MTDQSPASLLAIAVAAARDAASVIRDATPRRGAIVWQEKSATDFVSEVDLAAEKRIFDTVRAHAPQARFLAEETANQIGPDEQASGLVFVADPLDGTTNFLHGYPEYAVSIGVLRDGILVAGVVIDIPGGEEFTATLGGGTRLNGEPCHVSATSNPQRTLIGTGFPFKVHAEIAPYQAQMSRVMAGVSGVRRPGAASIDLASVACGRFDAFWENILSPWDIAAGILLVREAGGIATNLQGEPCPVAHTGVIAGNAAMHQWLTATIAAD; from the coding sequence ATGACCGATCAATCACCTGCGTCCCTGCTCGCCATTGCCGTCGCCGCCGCGCGTGACGCCGCCTCGGTCATTCGGGACGCCACGCCACGCCGCGGGGCGATCGTCTGGCAGGAGAAATCCGCCACCGATTTTGTGAGTGAAGTCGACCTCGCGGCGGAAAAGCGAATTTTCGACACCGTTCGTGCCCACGCCCCACAGGCCCGTTTCCTCGCCGAAGAAACCGCCAACCAGATCGGGCCGGACGAGCAGGCGAGCGGGCTCGTTTTTGTCGCGGATCCCCTCGACGGCACCACCAACTTCCTGCACGGCTACCCCGAGTACGCCGTTTCCATTGGCGTCCTCCGCGACGGCATCCTCGTCGCCGGCGTCGTCATCGACATCCCAGGCGGCGAGGAGTTTACCGCCACCCTCGGAGGCGGCACTCGGCTCAATGGCGAGCCCTGCCACGTGTCGGCCACCAGCAACCCGCAGCGGACACTCATTGGCACGGGATTCCCCTTCAAGGTCCACGCCGAAATCGCCCCCTACCAAGCCCAAATGAGCCGCGTGATGGCCGGCGTAAGCGGCGTCCGGCGCCCCGGCGCCGCCTCCATCGACCTCGCCAGCGTGGCCTGCGGACGGTTCGACGCCTTTTGGGAGAACATCCTCTCGCCGTGGGACATCGCCGCCGGCATCCTCCTTGTCCGCGAGGCCGGTGGCATCGCCACCAACCTGCAGGGGGAGCCCTGCCCCGTGGCGCACACGGGGGTGATCGCGGGGAACGCGGCTATGCACCAGTGGCTCACAGCGACGATAGCCGCCGACTGA